The following proteins are co-located in the Salvelinus namaycush isolate Seneca chromosome 31, SaNama_1.0, whole genome shotgun sequence genome:
- the LOC120025921 gene encoding uncharacterized protein LOC120025921 — translation MSKIVLFRVFLNQRLTAAAGEIFGAVEQTIAQYQEECSRTKEENDRLQKRLDIVIKPEIKVHRADIQQLIVSKEEVPPEQQHCEKEWSPNLGQEVKEEQEELRTSQVEEQLQGLEEEFIFSPAFVKSHYGQVSSWNSHFPSTSNEQINTESDGEDYRLLEPTSDSQTLAAVNLDCSVANSMGSLVCHMKMHVKDADDSGVCEKKL, via the exons ATGTCTAAAATAGTGTTGTTCAGAGTGTTTCTCAACCAGCGATTAACAGCGGCTGCTGGGGAGATATTCGGGGCAGTTGAACAAACGATAGCACAGTACCAGGAAGAATGTTCCCGTACAAAGGAGGAGAACGACCGTCTACAGAAACGGCTGGATATCGTAATTAAACCTGAAATTAAGGTACACCGAGCAG ACATCCAGCAGCTCATTGTCTCTAAGGAAGAGGTTCCCCCTGAGCAGCAACACTGTGAGAAGGAATGGAGCCCCAATCTGGGGCAGGAGGTAAAAGAGGAACAGGAAGAACTCAGGACCAGTCAAGTGGAAGAGCAGCTTCAAGGGCTGGAGGAAGAGTTCATATTCTCTCCTGCCTTTGTGAAAAGTCACTATGGTCAGGTTTCAAGTTGGAACTCACATTTTCCCAGCACCTCAAATGAACAGATCAACACAGAATCTGATGGAGAGGACTACAGATTATTAGAACCAACCAGTGACTCCCAGACCCTCGCTGCAGTTAATCTAGACTGTTCTGTAGCTAACTCCATGGGTTCTCTAGTTTGTCATATGAAAATGCATGTGAAGGACGCAGACGATAGTGGTGTGTGTGAAAAAAAACTTTGA